One window from the genome of Alnus glutinosa chromosome 13, dhAlnGlut1.1, whole genome shotgun sequence encodes:
- the LOC133853720 gene encoding transcription factor MYC1-like, whose amino-acid sequence MSSSSSPSLIAAGQLHEASPTLQHHLQLIVQSRPEWWVYAIFWQTSKDSDGRVVFSWGDGHFRGTKDAGVASKAEEDQTKNNAITKGFQVLFDEDMDVDRLVDGHITDSEWFYTVSVTRSFALPDGVLGRAYSCGAYIWLTGYDELQFYECERVEEARMHGFRTLVCVSTSRGVVELGSTDVINEDWSLVRLVKLLFGSETITSSPVCNEENHDNQVQFSISDIYLLNMATSSQAQLQEKVQSEGDAKEGPAGFGRSSPDSVPSDSNSLFASEQRKKRGRKPIITGHKVEAERQRREKLNRRFYALRSVVPNVSKMDKASLLADAVEYINDLKAKIEDLEAKLKERPSQKANIFYNQRINAMVGHTRRQSSSSFTVTTMEMKVQIVGSEALIRVQCPGVNYPSARLMNALKDLEFQIHHASISNVKEMMLQNVVVKVPDGLKSEEVMRTAILQRMQN is encoded by the exons atgtcttcctcttcttcacCATCGCTTATTGCCGCTGGTCAATTGCATGAAGCCTCACCCACGCTTCAACACCACCTCCAGCTCATAGTTCAAAGCCGGCCTGAATGGTGGGTCTACGCCATCTTTTGGCAAACATCCAAAGACAGCGACGGTCGTGTTGTTTTCTCCTGGGGCGATGGTCATTTCCGTGGCACCAAGGACGCCGGCGTCGCTTCCAAAGCCGAAGAAGACCAAACCAAAAACAATGCGATCACCAAAGGATTCCAAGTTCTTTTTGATGAAGACATGGACGTAGATAGGCTAGTGGACGGCCATATCACTGACTCTGAATGGTTTTACACCGTCTCTGTGACACGGTCATTTGCTCTGCCTGATGGCGTTCTCGGCCGCGCGTATAGTTGCGGGGCGTACATTTGGTTGACAGGGTACGACGAGCTTCAATTCTACGAGTGCGAGAGAGTTGAAGAAGCTCGTATGCATGGCTTTCGGACATTGGTTTGTGTTTCAACTTCTCGTGGGGTCGTTGAATTGGGTTCTACCGATGTCATCAACGAAGATTGGAGCTTGGTGCGGCTAGTGAAGTTGCTTTTTGGTTCTGAAACTATTACTTCTTCTCCGGTCTGCAACGAGGAAAACCACGACAATCAG gTACAATTTTCCATCTCTGATATTTATCTTCTAAATATGGCAACGTCATCACAAGCTCAGTTGCAAGAGAAGGTGCAATCAGAGGGTGATGCAAAAGAAGGGCCGGCGGGTTTTGGCCGTTCATCGCCTGACTCGGTGCCTTCTGACTCTAATAGTCTTTTTGCGTCCGAGCagaggaagaaaagaggaagaaagccAATCATCACTGGGCACAAAGTGGAAGCGGAGAGGCAGCGCCGAGAGAAGCTCAACCGTCGATTCTATGCGCTGCGGTCAGTGGTTCCCAATGTTTCAAAGATGGACAAAGCATCTCTACTCGCTGATGCAGTAGAATACATCAATGATCTCAAGGCAAAAATTGAAGACTTGGAGGCCAAACTTAAAGAACGACCATCCCAAAAGGCCAATATTTTTTACAATCAAAGAATCAACGCCATGGTTGGTCACACAAGGCGGCAATCATCAAGCAGTTTCACTGTAACTACAATGGAAATGAAGGTGCAGATTGTTGGATCAGAAGCGTTGATCCGAGTTCAGTGTCCCGGCGTGAACTACCCTTCTGCAAGATTGATGAACGCGCTTAAAGATCTTGAGTTTCAAATTCATCATGCAAGCATATCAAACGTGAAGGAGATGATGCTTCAAAACGTTGTGGTTAAAGTTCCGGATGGATTGAAAAGTGAGGAGGTCATGAGAACTGCTATTCTTCAAAGAATGCAGAATTAA